The nucleotide sequence AAGGCACCTAGGGAGAACAGTGAGGTGGCTGGAATGGCTCCAGGGCAGGAGCACTGCATTGGGAAGGTAGCAGGAGACCATggttggagagagaaaaggaggcccACTGAATAGGCTTCAGACACACTGGGAGTTTTAGGCAAGGGAGGGGCATGACAGCATCTATGTTTCCAAATATACTGGATGTTGTGGAGATTAGTCAGTAGGGGACAACTGTAGAAGCAAGAAAGCTAATGATCTAGGCTGGGTGACTGAGTGGCAGCTTGATTTAGTTTGGCAATCACAGACATGTGGAAAAGAGGTTATATTCAAGGACATATTTTGAAGAAGTAGATGATAGTGCTCTAAGAGGGAAATTAACGGTGACTTAGGTTTCTGACTAAAACTGAGTGTATAGGGGTGTCATTTGTTGAGGCAGGGAAGATGGTGGGGAGTGATTTTTAGAGAAAAGCAAGAGTTTACTGAGATTATCTACTGACATGTTGAGTAGGCAGCTGGAGATATCACCTAGAGATTGGGAAGGTGGATATggtaatatttatatatcacatCACTCCACTGGCTTAAAATCTTCCAATTAAGCCTCATGAGCTTCAAGACAAAATCCAAGCTCCAAGCTCCATTGGACTTGGCTCTGCTATGCATGTCCAGCCTCAACATCAGTCTCATACCACACTAAACGTTCTTCTAATATAGtacttatttctctttcccctccccaccctcatgcATATGCCATTCCCTTGCTTAGATTGCTCTTCTCCATTTTGACCTGGATAACTATTATGGCCTATCAACCCAGGTAAGCCTTCCTTGCCCCATCAGCTATTCACCAGTGATTCTATACAGCTGGATTAGATGCCCTTGACTACTGCAACACTCTACTACACATATCTCTATGGACTTGAGCACGAGGGCATGCAGGATACTCCATAATTGGTGACTGAACTTGGACAACTTGcctaaactctctgagcctcagtttcctcatccatgagGATTAATAATACTATATCCTTCATAGGAGTTTTAgggggattaaatgaggtaatatggGGTAGTGCTTAAGACATTGCCTGGCATAGATGAAGCACTGAACAAGTCATATTATAGTAATACTTATCACACTGTTGTGTAATTATTTTCACATTGGCTTTTCCTAGGAAAATATTAGCCCTTGAATGCAGACATGGAGACTTTCATCTGTGTTTCTGGAACACATTATGCTTTAATAATTGTTTcttacatgaatgaatgagttaatgaatgggaaaaaataccaTTAGGCTACAGCAGTACTATGAAATGAACCAGCAGGTTTTTCTTCAGTTGGCTTTCTCTACTTAGAAGCTATTCTCTGTGGGTGAATGTAATTAATCTGATTTTTCACTCACCAAACCAAGAAGTCCTGGGTTGTTGATCCTACATTATATATTGGTCACTGTTCAGTGAAAGGAATATCATTACCTTTGGATCAGGAAGACATGGTCCAAAAGCTTCCAGTAGAAGGGTTTCTTCTCTCACAGCTTGTTCATAGTCTGTGAAAGACAGCTTCCCATCATGGTCATGGTCCTAGGGGGTGACCAGCCATGCATCAGtcaatatgtataatatttatcaCAAACACAAACTGTTTTTTCATGGTCAAATGTTGATAGAAGAAAGGGTTGGAAAAATGAGATActaaataatgaaacagaaaagaacttttaatattataattaaaaacacaatataaatgttttattttaccaAGCAAGAAACCGAtagttatataattttaattcttatttctatCCCATTCTGGCCTGTAAATTTCAATATAAAACTCTAAATTTcccatatttaccatttttttaagtgttatttcaACCAAATCTTTAATTCCTTCATCAGGGTCTTCTTCAGATGGCTGTTTGAGAAGGCTGTTCTTCAACATATGGAACATTTCCTCCTTTGAAATGAATCCATCACCATTCAAATCAAACACTTCaaagcaatcttttaaaaaaataaccaattatGAATTTGATACTGTGACTAAGGGAACATTTGCTCTGATAAAATGTTCAAGGCCAAGGTCTGTATTGTGGATGTTCATGTCCACCCTGCAGGACTTAATGCAATCTAATTTCCATAGTAAATGCTTAATGTACACTTGCTGGATATGGTCAACAACCCTTAGAAAATGGCTCCTTACACTCACTCAGCTATGAATAAGCATGCCAAGGAACATGATTTGACCATTTCATCTTGAAATTCTTGGAAAACTGACAAATATAATCCTTAAACAGAGTTCATCAGAATGAATTAAGAGTTAACCAAGAATCAGAACACTCTTATCAATGTTCTCTACTTTTATGGTTAACAATTCAGGTAacgaaatatgaaaaatatttaataccttAATACATAAATGCATATGTACATAGTTAGCATGTGTAGTACATGCTTATGCAGTCTTGCTTGGCATGAATTACTTCCCAgaatctcttaattttctttggtattattttttttcaatctttatcATTGACTTGAATTTGCTCCATAAAAGAGGTTAATGGGGATTCAAACGAACCAACTGAAAGACAAACCTATTTTACTGGCCAGGTTGGAAGACATGGATGTAAGTTCTTTAGATACGTTAATCCTAATGTATGAAGCAATAGGATAACCTGAAatcttacatttcattttttcttccaaagttcCTCGAAGAAATACTGATAATCCATAAATCCATTCTGATATGTTTACATAGCCATCGTTGTCTTTATCAAAACCTCGGAATACTAAGAGAGAAGAACAACATAATACCTGTGCTGCATTTTTGTTCTCAGTAATATATTTACACTGGTGCTACCCACTTTTAAAATGTAGACAAAACTTCGGGATCAGATGGTCTGACATGCTcatttgacaaaggaggaaactaAGACATCATAATGTTGGGAAACtcttttatttaaactttcaCACACTCCCTTTATATTTTGTGGAAACAAAGTAAATTCTGAGTATCTAAATATAGTAatcaataataattaatatatgaatatattggTATATTAAATGTGTTGGTATGTTAACATAAAatatgtgattttatatttttcttactcaAGAAAAGTAATGCTATTACACAATTGGAAAgtgataatttttattgaaacattttgaTGATATAAAGAAATTCATGTCctgttttttttcaaaagattttatttatttatttgagagagagagaatgagagagagagcatgggggcgggtcagagggagaagcagactccctgctgagcagggagcccgatgtgggactcaatcctggaactccaggatcatgacctgagcccaaggcagtcacttaagcaactgagccacccaggtgcccaagaaattCATATGTCCttttaaaactattcttttacttattatatttactaagtagaaatagaaatagtttaGATTTTTGGGTATAAAGTAAGGAAAACCTAATTATTCAAgctgggctttgttcttttcttaaagaCACAGAATAGAGTGGGTAGAATCACCTTCCCTAAGACCCTTCCCTATGAatacacaaattaattttttatattcaagTGAGATTGGGAATTCAGAACATTAAGAATATGTCCAAactccaaactttttttttccagttatggCTGTATCTGGCCCATTTGAATATTGTAATGTCTTCTTACCTCTGTccataatcatgtcatctgtcaTTCCAAATGTCATGTGCAGGATATTTCGAAATGCATTACGATCTAACCCAATGGTGATACCTTGCCGCTCTGTTACTTCTCCCAccaaattataaaaaagatttataagaCAGTTCACTTCAAATTTattaactgtgaaaaaataaaattaagatataacaaaaatgcatttaatctttaatttctaACTTAAATTTCACATTAATGAGTTTATAGACAACATCAAGGCCATCAAATATTTAGTTTTCAACAGAAGACTATCCTGTTTTAAGATTCATGACCCTTAATAGAGGATGACCACTACAGAGGATTCTCCACTAAAATAAGAGAAACAGCCTTCCCTCCAAACAGGAGTTGAATATTAAATTCAGTCACAtttaggaagaaaagaatattagCTAAGTTACCTGAAAAATGACTGTGGGGTCAGATGCTAAACTTTAAAGGCAGTGGAGGTGCAATTCAAAGTAAGCAAGGTAATGCTTAAGAATGGTAACTTTTCCCCAGcattttgattatagccatttaTGAGATTTACAACTTAACTTTTGCCTGGAAATAGATACCAGACTCCTGAATACTAGGCAACAATTTTCACTTCACATCATCAGCCTTAGTCAAATTAGTAAGCTGGATTTTGGATATCAGGATCacctttttttcctaataaaaaagcatttaaccATATTACAGCACCCATTATGGTTCTTGTTGTACATGATGTGAAAAATTAACATGCAAGTACTCAGTGGTATTTTGGAGAaagggaatttttatttaaaatagatacaCAGATATGTATGCTGGTccatatacataaatgtataaagGGTGTTTATAAACCCTGAGCTAATTATTTGTGTTCCAATTCCATTTGAGGTACATAGGTGGAGGCATTATTGCCTGGCATAAAAGTGAGTTTAAATATGAAGTATAGGTGGAGGATGAGAAagcttttatttcaaaacaaaacaaaattacagtttagtacttttaaaaataaggatgaaATTTGCATGCATTTAAGggtgaattgttttgttttggtttttggtttaaataaactaaattttaaaaattgaagaaaagaaaaatgattatattgcagaaaaaaaacaaaataaaggaagacAGCAGATAGGAATGGAGAAATCATGCCTCATCTACAAGTCAAGACAGGCTTGAGTGTGATTTCTGGTTTGGGGTACCACAATTTTGGAAGAACATtgaaaatttggggaaataaatgaTTTGGTCAAAAGAATATAatggttataattttaaaaagagctgttAGTTGCTGTAGAAAATGGCATgtcagttcttcaaaaaaattaaacatagaaataaCATGTAAGTCAgtattccacttctgggtatatactgaaaagaattgaaagcagggactcagattCTTGTTCATAGCaatgttattcacaatagccttAAAGGTgaaagcaatctaagtgtccatcagtggatgaatggataaataacatgtggtgtatacatacaatggaatgattcagccttgaaaaggaaggaaattttgactcATGCTACAAGATGGATGAAGCTTGAAGacattctgctgagtgaaataagtcagatataaaaggacaaatattgtatgatttcacttacatgacgTACCTAGAGTGGTGCAATTCACAGATACAGAAAgttagaatggtggttgccagggctcaggaaggaggaaaggaggagttATAGTTTAATGCATACAGTTTCagttggaaagatgaaaaagttctgtagatggatggtggtaatggctgcacaacgatgtgaatgtatttaatgtcatagagtgtacacttaaaatggcaaattttgtgttatatatatttaaccaCACGCACAAACCTCCAAAAATTAAAGAGCTGTTACTGGTTGGAGAAGAAAAGCCTGAATAAAGAATGATGTTCATGTACATGAAATGTTAGCAGAGGGGTTTCTAATTAGCCATTTTTCCATCTTGgctaaagtaaaaattaaagaatattacCTTAATTTATCACCTAAAGGATCCAAGATTAGCCATAAGAAAGTTTTTCTTGCtgaaatttcttaaattccagaatAAAATACTAAATGAAATTAAGGGAAACTTAAGAAtggattttcatctttttgaattGGTCTAAATGTGTTCTACAGATCATATCTGTAGAATGGTAGATTAGCTGGGCAATCacttaagacattttttttctctgattctacagaatttatccatttcatcctGGTGGGATTATCATCTGTCAACCaaaaggaaatttgggggaaaggttct is from Zalophus californianus isolate mZalCal1 chromosome 4, mZalCal1.pri.v2, whole genome shotgun sequence and encodes:
- the EFCAB1 gene encoding EF-hand calcium-binding domain-containing protein 1 isoform X2, encoding MNRKKLQKLTDTLTKNCKHFNKFEVNCLINLFYNLVGEVTERQGITIGLDRNAFRNILHMTFGMTDDMIMDRVFRGFDKDNDGYVNISEWIYGLSVFLRGTLEEKMKYCFEVFDLNGDGFISKEEMFHMLKNSLLKQPSEEDPDEGIKDLVEITLKKMDHDHDGKLSFTDYEQAVREETLLLEAFGPCLPDPKSHMEFEAQVFKDPNEFNDI
- the EFCAB1 gene encoding EF-hand calcium-binding domain-containing protein 1 isoform X3 — encoded protein: MNRKKLQKLTDTLTKNCKHFNKFEVNCLINLFYNLVGEVTERQGITIGLDRNAFRNILHMTFGMTDDMIMDRDCFEVFDLNGDGFISKEEMFHMLKNSLLKQPSEEDPDEGIKDLVEITLKKMDHDHDGKLSFTDYEQAVREETLLLEAFGPCLPDPKNHPQLFHSHPRADGNSHLVWPRKDGNCI
- the EFCAB1 gene encoding EF-hand calcium-binding domain-containing protein 1 isoform X1 — protein: MNRKKLQKLTDTLTKNCKHFNKFEVNCLINLFYNLVGEVTERQGITIGLDRNAFRNILHMTFGMTDDMIMDRVFRGFDKDNDGYVNISEWIYGLSVFLRGTLEEKMKYCFEVFDLNGDGFISKEEMFHMLKNSLLKQPSEEDPDEGIKDLVEITLKKMDHDHDGKLSFTDYEQAVREETLLLEAFGPCLPDPKNHPQLFHSHPRADGNSHLVWPRKDGNCI